A region from the Pseudomonas cucumis genome encodes:
- a CDS encoding SDR family oxidoreductase: protein MSAPSVLIAGCGDVGSRLATQLLAAGWEVHGLRRDVSRLPDGVIGVAGDLFNKDCPETWPIGAVDYLVYCAAATDHDEAGYRAAYVEGLQHVLEWLNDYGQVPNRLLFVSSSSVYGQQNGEWVDETSPTIASGYSGRLMLEAEQVALQSGIPASIVRLTGIYGPGREWLLTQVRRGYRVAVDPPLYGNRIHAEDAAGLMAFLLEADRRGVALDDIYIGVDDAPAPLAEVVGWLREYLGVTEWADDASVRRTGSKQCSNARVKALGWAPKYPTYREGYAAILEGRG from the coding sequence ATGTCCGCGCCTTCTGTTTTGATCGCCGGCTGCGGTGATGTCGGCAGTCGTCTGGCCACGCAATTGCTGGCTGCCGGGTGGGAAGTTCATGGCCTTAGGCGTGATGTCTCTCGCCTGCCTGACGGGGTCATTGGCGTTGCCGGCGACTTGTTCAACAAGGACTGTCCTGAGACGTGGCCCATCGGTGCGGTGGATTACCTCGTGTATTGCGCGGCCGCTACCGATCACGATGAAGCCGGTTACCGCGCTGCCTATGTCGAAGGCTTGCAGCATGTACTGGAATGGCTGAACGACTACGGCCAGGTGCCCAATCGCCTGCTGTTCGTTTCCAGTAGCAGTGTGTATGGCCAGCAGAATGGTGAGTGGGTCGACGAGACTTCGCCGACTATTGCCTCAGGCTACTCGGGTCGATTGATGCTGGAAGCTGAGCAAGTGGCACTCCAGAGCGGCATCCCGGCGAGCATCGTGCGCTTGACCGGCATTTACGGCCCGGGCCGGGAATGGCTGCTGACCCAAGTGCGGCGCGGCTATCGCGTGGCCGTTGACCCGCCGCTGTACGGCAATCGCATCCACGCCGAGGACGCGGCGGGGTTGATGGCGTTTCTGCTTGAAGCCGATCGACGCGGGGTGGCGCTGGATGACATCTATATCGGAGTGGACGACGCGCCGGCGCCGTTGGCCGAAGTGGTGGGCTGGTTGCGTGAGTATCTGGGCGTGACCGAGTGGGCTGACGACGCGAGCGTCCGGCGCACGGGCAGCAAGCAGTGCAGTAATGCCAGGGTGAAGGCCTTGGGCTGGGCGCCTAAGTACCCGACCTATCGCGAAGGTTATGCCGCCATTCTCGAAGGCCGCGGCTGA
- the exbB gene encoding tonB-system energizer ExbB, with protein MTPNQFPASPTKRPRAWSAVAALLLSLMLAPTAAFADAQAPATQPAAAQTPTAPAVAPAATDPVQAVDAADVPEILEADNTLGMAHDLSPWGMYQNADIIVKIVMIGLAIASIITWTIWIAKGFELMGAKRRLRTEIAHLKKAATLKEASTTAAKEGTLANLLVHDALEEMRLSANSREKEGIKERVSFRLERLVAACGRNMSSGTGVLATIGSTAPFVGLFGTVWGIMNSFIGIAKTQTTNLAVVAPGIAEALLATALGLVAAIPAVVIYNVFARSIAGYKAQVSDASAEVLLLVSRDLDHLPTERSSQPHMVKVG; from the coding sequence ATGACACCCAATCAATTCCCCGCTTCGCCAACCAAACGACCTCGCGCCTGGAGCGCAGTGGCCGCCCTGCTGCTCAGCCTGATGCTGGCGCCGACCGCCGCCTTCGCTGATGCACAAGCACCGGCCACACAGCCTGCTGCCGCTCAAACACCCACCGCACCAGCCGTAGCGCCTGCCGCCACCGATCCGGTCCAGGCCGTAGACGCCGCTGACGTACCGGAAATCCTCGAAGCTGATAATACCCTGGGCATGGCCCATGACTTGTCGCCGTGGGGCATGTACCAGAATGCCGACATCATCGTGAAGATCGTGATGATCGGCCTGGCCATCGCCTCGATCATCACCTGGACCATCTGGATCGCCAAGGGCTTCGAGCTGATGGGCGCCAAGCGTCGTCTGCGCACTGAAATCGCTCACCTGAAAAAAGCCGCCACCCTTAAAGAAGCCAGCACAACGGCAGCCAAGGAAGGCACCCTCGCCAACCTGCTGGTCCACGACGCGCTGGAAGAAATGCGCCTGTCGGCCAACAGCCGCGAGAAAGAAGGCATCAAGGAACGTGTGAGCTTCCGCCTCGAGCGTCTCGTCGCTGCATGCGGTCGCAACATGAGCAGCGGCACCGGTGTACTCGCCACCATCGGTTCCACCGCGCCGTTCGTCGGTCTGTTCGGCACCGTGTGGGGCATCATGAACAGCTTCATCGGCATCGCCAAAACCCAGACCACCAACCTCGCCGTCGTAGCGCCCGGCATCGCCGAAGCCCTGCTGGCAACCGCGCTGGGTCTGGTTGCAGCGATTCCTGCGGTGGTCATCTACAACGTCTTCGCCCGCTCCATCGCCGGTTACAAGGCGCAAGTGTCTGACGCCTCGGCAGAAGTCCTGCTGCTGGTCAGCCGTGATCTCGACCACCTGCCGACCGAGCGCAGCTCGCAACCGCACATGGTGAAAGTGGGGTAA
- the exbD gene encoding TonB system transport protein ExbD, whose product MGLHLKEGADDDLAENHEINVTPFIDVMLVLLIIFMVAAPLATVDIKVDLPASTAKPAPRPEKPVFLSVKADQRLFLGEDEVKAETLGATLDAKTQGKKDTTIFFQADKGVDYGDLMSVMDALRAAGYLKVGLVGLETAAKK is encoded by the coding sequence ATGGGCCTGCATTTGAAAGAAGGCGCAGACGACGATCTGGCCGAGAACCACGAAATCAACGTCACGCCGTTCATCGATGTGATGCTGGTGCTGTTGATCATCTTCATGGTGGCGGCGCCGCTGGCCACCGTGGACATCAAGGTCGACCTGCCCGCCTCCACCGCCAAACCGGCGCCGCGGCCAGAAAAACCGGTGTTCCTCAGCGTAAAAGCCGACCAGCGCCTGTTCCTCGGCGAAGACGAAGTGAAGGCCGAAACCCTCGGCGCCACGCTCGACGCCAAGACCCAGGGCAAGAAAGACACGACGATTTTCTTCCAGGCTGACAAAGGCGTGGACTACGGCGACCTGATGAGCGTGATGGACGCCCTGCGCGCCGCCGGTTACCTGAAGGTCGGCCTGGTCGGACTCGAGACGGCAGCCAAGAAATGA
- a CDS encoding energy transducer TonB family protein encodes MINTRQKLTRYSGSLAVVLGVHALAIALALNWTSRPPIELPPQAMMVELAPVPAPPPPAPPKVITPPQPPAPVEELPLPKLAEAPKAEIAVPKPVKPKPKPQPPKPVEKKPEPPKEKPSEEKPSDAQPTLAPTEKSAQPAPGPSPAQQAAKASWQGTLLAHLAKYKKYPASAQARGKEGLNRLRFVVDAEGNVLSFELVSRSGNADLDRATLEMIRRAQPLPKPPADMLNNGSIEIVAPFVYSLERRR; translated from the coding sequence ATGATCAACACGCGCCAAAAGCTGACGCGTTACAGCGGTAGCCTGGCCGTGGTGCTGGGCGTCCATGCGCTGGCCATTGCGCTGGCGCTGAACTGGACGTCGCGCCCACCGATCGAGCTGCCGCCGCAAGCGATGATGGTCGAACTGGCGCCGGTTCCGGCCCCGCCACCGCCCGCACCGCCAAAGGTGATCACGCCGCCACAGCCACCGGCCCCGGTGGAAGAATTGCCGCTGCCGAAACTCGCTGAAGCGCCGAAGGCCGAGATTGCTGTGCCGAAGCCGGTCAAACCCAAGCCGAAGCCTCAACCGCCCAAGCCTGTGGAGAAGAAGCCGGAGCCACCAAAGGAGAAACCCTCCGAGGAAAAACCGAGCGACGCGCAACCGACCCTGGCACCGACGGAGAAATCCGCTCAGCCGGCACCCGGCCCATCGCCGGCGCAGCAAGCCGCCAAGGCCAGCTGGCAAGGCACCCTGCTCGCGCACCTGGCCAAGTACAAAAAGTACCCGGCCAGCGCACAGGCGCGGGGCAAGGAAGGTTTGAACCGTCTGCGTTTCGTGGTGGATGCTGAAGGCAATGTGTTGTCGTTCGAACTGGTGAGCCGCTCCGGCAACGCCGATCTGGACCGGGCCACCCTGGAAATGATCCGCCGCGCCCAACCGTTGCCCAAGCCACCGGCCGACATGCTGAACAACGGCTCCATCGAAATCGTTGCACCATTTGTTTACTCGCTGGAACGACGCCGTTAA
- a CDS encoding hydrogen peroxide-inducible genes activator, which yields MTLTELRYIVTLAQEQHFGHAAERCHVSQPTLSVGVKKLEDELGVLIFERSKSAVRLTPVGEGIVAQAQKVLEQAQGIRELAQAGKNQLTAPLKVGAIYTVGPYLFPHLIPQLHRVAPQMPLYIEENFTHVLRDKLRNGELDAIIIALPFNEADVLTLQLYDEPFYVLMPAQHPWTQKESIDAALLNDKSLLLLGEGHCFRDQVLEACPTLAKGNDGAKHTTVESSSLETIRHMVASGLGISILPLSAVDSHHYAPGVIEVRPLSAPVPFRTVAIAWRASFPRPKAIEILADSIRLCSVAKPPAPVVAG from the coding sequence ATGACTCTCACAGAATTACGCTACATCGTTACCCTCGCCCAAGAGCAGCATTTCGGCCATGCGGCCGAGCGTTGCCACGTCAGCCAGCCGACCCTGTCGGTGGGCGTGAAAAAGCTTGAAGACGAACTCGGTGTGCTGATTTTCGAGCGCAGCAAGAGTGCCGTGCGCCTGACTCCGGTCGGTGAAGGCATCGTTGCCCAGGCACAGAAAGTCCTGGAACAGGCCCAAGGCATTCGCGAACTGGCCCAGGCCGGCAAGAATCAGCTGACCGCGCCGCTCAAAGTCGGTGCGATCTACACCGTCGGTCCGTACCTGTTTCCGCACCTGATTCCACAACTGCACCGGGTCGCCCCGCAGATGCCGTTGTACATCGAAGAAAACTTCACCCACGTGCTGCGCGACAAACTGCGCAACGGCGAGCTCGACGCGATCATCATCGCCCTGCCGTTCAACGAAGCCGACGTCCTGACCCTGCAGCTCTACGACGAGCCGTTCTACGTCCTGATGCCGGCCCAGCACCCGTGGACGCAAAAAGAATCCATCGACGCCGCCCTCCTCAACGACAAGAGCTTGCTGCTGCTCGGCGAAGGCCACTGCTTCCGCGATCAAGTGCTGGAAGCCTGCCCGACCCTGGCCAAAGGCAACGACGGCGCCAAACACACCACGGTGGAATCCAGCTCTTTGGAAACCATTCGCCACATGGTCGCGTCCGGCCTGGGTATTTCGATCCTGCCGCTGTCGGCGGTGGACAGCCATCACTACGCTCCCGGCGTGATCGAAGTGCGCCCATTGAGCGCGCCCGTGCCATTCCGCACCGTGGCCATTGCCTGGCGCGCGAGCTTCCCGCGGCCGAAGGCGATTGAAATCCTCGCCGACTCCATTCGCCTGTGCTCGGTGGCCAAGCCGCCAGCGCCGGTGGTGGCCGGTTAA
- the recG gene encoding ATP-dependent DNA helicase RecG yields the protein MTELSQVSVTALKGVGEAMAEKLAKVGLENLQDVLFHLPLRYQDRTRVVPIGHLRPGQDAVIEGTVSGADVVMGRRRSLVVRLQDGTGGLSLRFYHFSNAQKEGLKRGTRIRCYGEARPGASGLEIYHPEYRAITGDEPPPVDETLTPVYPLTEGLTQQRLRQLCMQTLTLLGPSSLPDWLPKELARDYQLAPLADAIRYLHHPPADADVDELALGHHWAQHRLAFEELLTHQLSQQRLRESMRALRAPAMPKATKLPAQYLANLGFTPTGAQQRVGNEIAYDLSQHEPMLRLIQGDVGAGKTVVAALAALQALEAGYQVALMAPTEILAEQHFITFKRWLEPLGIEVAWLAGKLKGKNRVAALEQIANGTPMVVGTHALFQEEVQFKNLALAIIDEQHRFGVQQRLALRQKGVGGRMCPHQLIMTATPIPRTLAMSAYADLDTSILDELPPGRTPVNTVLVTDTRRVEVIERVRGACAEGRQAYWVCTLIEESEELTCQAAETTYEDLTAALGELKVGLIHGRMKPAEKAAVMAEFKVGNLQLLVATTVIEVGVDVPNASLMIIENPERLGLAQLHQLRGRVGRGSAVSHCVLLYHPPLSQIGRQRLGIMRETNDGFVIAEKDLELRGPGEMLGTRQTGLLQFKVADLMRDADLLPAVRDAAQALLERWPDHVSPLLDRWLRHGQQYGQV from the coding sequence ATGACCGAGTTGTCGCAAGTGTCGGTGACGGCACTCAAGGGTGTCGGCGAAGCCATGGCCGAGAAACTGGCCAAGGTCGGCCTGGAAAATCTCCAGGACGTGCTGTTCCACTTGCCGCTGCGTTATCAGGACCGCACCCGTGTGGTCCCGATCGGCCATTTGCGACCCGGGCAAGACGCCGTGATCGAAGGCACCGTCAGCGGCGCCGACGTGGTCATGGGCCGACGCCGCAGCCTGGTTGTCCGTTTGCAGGACGGCACCGGCGGGCTCAGCCTGCGCTTCTACCATTTCAGCAACGCCCAGAAAGAAGGCCTGAAACGCGGCACGCGCATTCGCTGCTATGGCGAAGCGCGGCCCGGTGCGTCGGGGCTGGAGATCTACCACCCGGAATACCGCGCCATCACCGGCGACGAACCACCGCCGGTGGATGAAACCCTGACCCCGGTCTACCCGCTCACCGAAGGCCTGACCCAGCAGCGTTTGCGCCAACTGTGCATGCAAACCCTGACCCTGCTCGGCCCCAGCAGCCTGCCCGACTGGCTGCCGAAGGAGCTGGCCCGGGACTATCAACTGGCGCCGCTGGCCGACGCGATCCGCTACCTGCATCACCCGCCCGCCGATGCCGACGTCGACGAACTCGCCCTCGGTCATCACTGGGCCCAACACCGTTTGGCCTTCGAAGAGCTGTTGACCCACCAGCTGTCCCAGCAGCGCCTGCGCGAGAGCATGCGTGCCCTGCGCGCGCCGGCCATGCCGAAAGCCACCAAGCTGCCCGCTCAGTATTTGGCCAACCTCGGCTTCACGCCGACCGGCGCCCAGCAACGGGTCGGCAACGAAATCGCTTACGACCTTAGCCAACACGAACCGATGTTGCGGCTGATTCAGGGCGACGTGGGTGCCGGCAAAACCGTCGTAGCCGCCCTCGCCGCGCTGCAAGCGCTAGAGGCTGGTTATCAGGTCGCATTGATGGCGCCCACTGAAATCCTCGCCGAGCAGCACTTCATCACCTTCAAGCGCTGGCTCGAACCGCTAGGCATTGAAGTGGCTTGGCTGGCCGGCAAGCTCAAGGGTAAAAATCGCGTAGCCGCGCTGGAGCAAATCGCCAACGGCACGCCAATGGTGGTCGGCACCCATGCGCTGTTTCAGGAAGAGGTGCAATTCAAGAACCTGGCGCTGGCGATCATCGACGAGCAACACCGCTTCGGCGTGCAGCAGCGTCTGGCATTGCGGCAGAAAGGCGTCGGCGGGCGGATGTGTCCGCACCAACTGATCATGACCGCCACGCCGATTCCACGGACGCTGGCCATGAGCGCCTACGCCGATCTCGATACCTCGATCCTCGACGAACTGCCCCCCGGCCGTACGCCCGTAAACACGGTGCTGGTCACCGACACCCGGCGCGTCGAAGTGATCGAACGGGTACGCGGCGCTTGTGCCGAGGGCCGTCAGGCCTATTGGGTGTGCACGCTGATCGAAGAATCTGAAGAGCTGACCTGCCAAGCCGCCGAAACCACTTATGAAGACCTCACCGCCGCCCTCGGCGAGTTGAAGGTCGGGCTGATCCACGGTCGCATGAAGCCCGCCGAGAAAGCCGCAGTGATGGCCGAATTCAAGGTTGGCAACCTGCAACTGCTGGTCGCCACTACCGTGATCGAAGTCGGCGTGGACGTGCCCAACGCCAGCCTGATGATCATCGAAAACCCTGAACGTCTCGGCCTCGCGCAGCTGCACCAATTGCGTGGCCGTGTCGGTCGGGGTAGCGCCGTCAGCCATTGCGTGCTGCTTTACCATCCGCCGCTGTCGCAGATCGGCCGTCAGCGGCTGGGCATCATGCGCGAAACCAACGATGGTTTTGTCATCGCCGAAAAAGACCTCGAACTGCGCGGCCCCGGCGAAATGCTCGGCACGCGCCAGACCGGCCTGCTGCAATTCAAGGTCGCGGACCTGATGCGCGATGCCGACTTGCTGCCCGCCGTGCGCGACGCCGCCCAGGCCTTGCTCGAACGCTGGCCGGATCACGTCAGCCCGCTGCTCGACCGCTGGCTACGCCATGGGCAGCAATACGGCCAAGTGTGA
- a CDS encoding aminoacyl-tRNA deacylase and HDOD domain-containing protein translates to MTEAALAPETPHAPSVIRLLLGKLGIAYEEVLDHHGLNAARKVQAVLLDDAVGALMVLFPQSQLLDLNRLAELTGRRLTAVSTDRLVKMLGKHNLSLLPGLPALTSSPCLYEESLLREPMLLINSGEPGVLLEITSDDFKTMLTKASAGNFGEAVNRIRPNLDRPDDDREEITQAVQAFTARRIQQRLEATIEIPPLAETAQKIIKLRVDPNATIDDITGVVETDPALAAQVVSWAASPYYASPGKIRSVEDAIVRVLGFDLVINLALGLALGKTLSLPKDHPQHTTPYWQQSIYTAAVIEGLTRAMPRAQRPEAGLTYLAGLLHNFGYLLLAHVFPPHFSLICRHLEVNPHLCHSYVEQHLLGISREQIGSWLMRYWDMPEELATALRFQHDPSYDGDYAEYPNLVCLAVRLLRSRGIGSGPDEDIPDALLERVGLTRDKANDVVSKVLEAEVLLRELASQFSQA, encoded by the coding sequence ATGACAGAAGCTGCCCTCGCCCCCGAAACCCCGCACGCTCCGTCTGTTATTCGGCTGCTGCTCGGCAAGCTGGGCATCGCCTACGAAGAAGTCCTCGACCATCACGGCCTGAACGCCGCGCGTAAAGTGCAGGCGGTTTTGCTGGACGATGCCGTCGGCGCGCTCATGGTGCTGTTCCCCCAGAGCCAATTGCTGGACCTCAATCGCCTCGCCGAACTCACTGGCCGCCGGTTGACTGCTGTATCTACCGATCGCCTGGTAAAAATGCTCGGCAAACACAACCTGAGCCTGCTGCCCGGCCTGCCGGCACTCACCAGCTCGCCGTGCCTGTATGAAGAAAGCCTGCTGCGCGAACCAATGTTGCTGATCAACTCGGGCGAGCCGGGCGTGCTGCTGGAAATCACCAGCGACGATTTCAAAACCATGCTGACCAAGGCCAGCGCCGGCAATTTCGGCGAAGCGGTGAACCGCATCCGCCCGAACCTCGACCGTCCCGACGATGACCGCGAGGAAATCACCCAAGCCGTGCAAGCGTTCACCGCGCGGCGCATCCAGCAACGTCTGGAAGCGACCATCGAGATTCCGCCGCTGGCCGAGACCGCGCAGAAAATCATCAAACTGCGGGTCGACCCCAACGCCACCATCGACGACATCACCGGCGTCGTCGAAACCGACCCGGCCCTGGCCGCACAAGTCGTCAGCTGGGCAGCGTCGCCGTACTACGCCTCACCGGGCAAGATTCGTTCAGTGGAAGACGCCATCGTCCGCGTGCTGGGTTTTGACCTGGTGATCAACCTGGCGCTGGGCCTGGCCCTGGGCAAAACCCTGAGCCTGCCCAAAGACCACCCGCAACACACCACGCCGTACTGGCAGCAATCGATCTACACCGCCGCCGTCATCGAAGGCCTGACCCGCGCCATGCCCCGCGCCCAGCGCCCGGAAGCCGGCCTGACCTACCTCGCCGGCCTGCTGCACAACTTCGGCTACCTGCTACTGGCCCACGTGTTCCCGCCGCACTTCTCGCTGATCTGCCGCCACCTGGAGGTCAACCCGCACCTGTGCCACAGCTACGTGGAACAACACCTGCTGGGCATCAGCCGCGAACAGATCGGCTCATGGCTGATGCGCTACTGGGACATGCCCGAAGAACTGGCCACCGCCCTGCGCTTCCAGCATGACCCGAGCTACGACGGTGACTACGCCGAATACCCGAACCTCGTGTGTCTGGCTGTGCGTCTGCTGCGTAGTCGCGGGATTGGGTCCGGGCCGGATGAAGACATTCCCGATGCCTTGCTGGAGCGCGTAGGCCTGACCCGCGACAAAGCCAACGATGTCGTCAGCAAAGTGCTTGAGGCTGAAGTGCTGCTGCGCGAACTCGCCTCACAATTTAGCCAGGCCTAA
- a CDS encoding NHL repeat-containing protein, translating into MTQAQSKKSAEFLDPTFGNGGVLELPFEEIVGRFPQSVLPLPDKKLLLLFSASSSENSPTKVARLNEDGSRDLRFGNQGIVEIPFKDGSSFSGRHLRALENGGWLITGTVEHSDGSTDLAVVRQLQNGQLDTSFGPEKDGKVTLNVYDLIDSRSMPGASFVTRRHDEKKAEKSSVSAVDVGTVAVGQQDGKIVLVSTVLFAIDYLRGIAVRLNADGSLDTTFNGKGFVLVELPGVTHNWNYATGVAVQQDGKVLVCGDFSREGPEEWPDAYVMRYDQDGNVDASYGDNKNGVVTITDSSRWLDLGSMALKPDGGVVAVGSAGRDGNHEGLIVSLNPSGSFNLVFNNGRPLFSDFTEHGVSWRRCVLQTDGKLVVSGQGGGTFVDENSSVVTARYDSKGSLDVTFAGKGWAVFNNESGIDLFRGCTVMADNRVVVSGYASFAPPPLPGYVVRYLA; encoded by the coding sequence ATGACCCAAGCACAAAGCAAAAAATCTGCGGAATTTTTAGATCCCACCTTCGGTAACGGCGGTGTTCTTGAGTTGCCTTTCGAAGAAATCGTTGGCAGGTTTCCTCAGTCGGTTCTCCCATTACCTGATAAGAAATTACTGCTGCTCTTCAGCGCTTCGTCCTCAGAGAATTCTCCAACCAAGGTGGCACGACTGAATGAGGACGGTTCGCGTGATTTGCGATTTGGAAATCAGGGAATCGTCGAAATCCCATTCAAGGACGGGTCGTCATTTTCTGGCCGCCATCTGCGAGCTTTGGAAAATGGCGGATGGCTGATTACCGGCACCGTTGAACACTCGGACGGTTCAACTGATCTCGCGGTCGTTCGCCAACTTCAGAATGGGCAGCTGGACACTTCCTTCGGTCCTGAAAAGGACGGCAAAGTCACCCTCAATGTTTATGACCTTATCGATTCTCGCAGCATGCCTGGCGCTAGTTTTGTCACTCGCCGTCATGACGAAAAGAAGGCGGAGAAATCATCGGTAAGTGCGGTCGATGTCGGGACGGTGGCCGTCGGTCAGCAGGATGGAAAAATTGTCTTGGTCAGCACTGTTTTGTTCGCCATCGACTACCTGAGGGGAATTGCAGTGCGCCTGAATGCAGATGGCTCACTGGACACGACGTTCAATGGGAAAGGCTTTGTGCTTGTCGAGCTTCCAGGCGTTACTCATAACTGGAATTACGCTACTGGTGTGGCCGTCCAGCAGGACGGCAAAGTTCTGGTATGTGGTGATTTCAGCAGAGAGGGCCCAGAGGAATGGCCTGATGCTTATGTAATGCGCTATGACCAGGACGGTAACGTCGATGCGAGTTATGGCGACAATAAGAACGGCGTTGTGACCATCACTGACAGCAGTCGATGGCTTGACCTTGGCTCAATGGCCTTGAAGCCTGACGGTGGGGTTGTAGCAGTGGGGTCCGCAGGCCGCGATGGCAACCACGAAGGATTGATCGTCTCTTTAAACCCCAGCGGCAGTTTCAATCTTGTTTTTAACAATGGGAGACCACTGTTCTCCGATTTTACGGAGCATGGTGTTTCCTGGCGGCGTTGTGTTCTGCAAACGGATGGAAAGCTGGTTGTCAGTGGGCAAGGTGGAGGCACGTTTGTTGACGAGAATAGTTCGGTCGTGACTGCGCGTTATGACTCTAAAGGCTCTCTGGATGTGACGTTTGCGGGTAAAGGATGGGCAGTCTTCAACAATGAAAGCGGTATCGATCTGTTCCGGGGGTGCACAGTTATGGCGGATAACCGGGTGGTTGTTAGCGGCTACGCTTCCTTTGCTCCTCCGCCTCTTCCGGGATATGTGGTGCGCTACCTGGCTTGA
- a CDS encoding helicase produces MKFRFLLWMLGLLMGKASRTNPAFQQQLGDKALVFQLQTLDGKVARHFVVKDQRITSKSGVYAEPAFAIAFKDAAYGFATMQAKNKQLAFMTGIQDKSIQIKGNPALVIWFQGLTKYLKPRKAKPKV; encoded by the coding sequence ATGAAATTTCGTTTTCTTCTGTGGATGCTGGGTTTGTTGATGGGTAAGGCCAGTCGGACTAATCCTGCGTTTCAGCAGCAGTTGGGTGACAAGGCATTGGTGTTTCAGCTACAGACCCTGGACGGGAAGGTGGCGCGGCATTTCGTGGTGAAGGATCAGCGCATTACCAGCAAGTCCGGCGTGTATGCCGAGCCGGCGTTTGCGATTGCCTTTAAGGACGCGGCGTATGGCTTTGCCACGATGCAGGCGAAGAACAAGCAGTTGGCGTTTATGACGGGGATTCAGGACAAGTCGATTCAGATCAAGGGCAACCCGGCGCTGGTGATCTGGTTTCAGGGGTTGACCAAGTATTTGAAGCCGAGGAAGGCGAAGCCGAAGGTGTAG
- a CDS encoding DUF6124 family protein encodes MFKPTPNPPENPATSPYESLDSRKLHEAAERALDHHFGPPPNEKPKRKGKLFTVSPDIDTEALLANASEDLKSISAIAADLADDIEGTRRSVALALSRMADGVQLLVERALDHIDSPNPAEHRAKA; translated from the coding sequence ATGTTCAAGCCAACACCGAATCCACCAGAAAACCCAGCCACATCCCCCTATGAATCCTTAGACTCCAGAAAACTCCACGAAGCCGCCGAACGCGCCCTCGACCACCATTTCGGCCCGCCACCCAACGAAAAACCCAAGCGCAAAGGCAAACTCTTCACCGTCTCCCCCGACATCGACACCGAAGCCCTCCTGGCCAACGCCTCCGAAGACCTGAAGTCCATCAGCGCCATCGCCGCCGACCTGGCTGACGACATCGAAGGCACCCGCCGCTCAGTCGCCCTGGCGCTCAGCAGAATGGCGGATGGGGTGCAGTTGTTGGTAGAGCGAGCGCTGGATCATATCGATTCGCCGAATCCGGCGGAGCATCGGGCGAAGGCGTAG